One Deinococcus grandis DNA window includes the following coding sequences:
- a CDS encoding glycosyl hydrolase → MSHVRSPLPALLCLTALLSACGRAPDSTPAAAPPTLGALDYGTSAPPGSKGGPTNTSGALLSPAWTANAAAKGKPPTNEFWSSIIFKRNAGNAYSENMFAHPLALHAAAGGLEVGYPKAMQIVGAPGLEKYQYPFAPDFTLGVSGLNSPDTKTDDWGDWTTTAAWSDGTRSLKATFGHGLPFVYATKTGGNAQVTFIAAPTVWSNQGNVLGVTVNGHHYGVFAPTGATWTVSGTTATSTLAGKDYYSVAALPDNSVATLNDFRTYAYTFVTGSQVSWAYNAATATLTSTYALTTAAKEGAASGSVMALYPHQWMNSGSVNTAYTYVSPRGQMKVARGVSSFTTTQKFQGVLPYFPDNGAANTLNKTQLAAYVNEANTSATLNPTGDSYWVGKGLGKLAELVPLAGQVGNSAAQTAFLDAIQRTLQDWLDGQGSNYFAYNSAWGTLIGYPQGYGSEEELNDHHFHWGYFIKAAATLAQYRPTWVSGATPQGRTWGASINDLIMDAANPTTNTSQFPRIRNFDPYAGHSWAAGHAGFAAGNNQESSSEDMNFAAALVNWGALTGNSAVRDLGIYLYTTETTAIEQYWFNQTGQVFPAGFGKPAVGMVWGDGGAYSTWFSGEKEAIQGINLLPITAASAYLGRNPAYLKTNYDFLGREPNSWKDIFWSTYAFYDAAGALAKFGSGAYTPEDGETKAHTYQYLHSLNAMGQVDTGVTADIPNYAVFRKGAARTYVAFNPTVGAITVTFSDGKTLSVPARQVVSSQGGTTPPPTCSADTTAPGVPGALSGSGVTSSSVTLSWGAASDNCGVSSYEVFQNGTLKATVTGTSAAVSGLNASTAYTFRVRARDAAGNVGAFTGDLSVTTQAASTAATLPGTVTSSGGAIANGTSRAFPVNVTSAGTYRLSVTSTSSLNSRLINVAFNGTNYDLAVDAGKTVIADFPNVTTGAKSITVTAKSDGVTLGAISGANLSAPTDPCAADTTAPGTPGTLTSPSKTSSSVNLTWGAASDNCGVGSYEVYQNGTLKTTVTGTSAAVSGLSANTAYTFKVRARDSAGNVGAFTGDLSVTTASGATAVPGVVTTGVGVIASGASRSYDLSLSATRNVRLLITNASSASSSAFTVTFNGTSVPLSIGAGQTIPVDFAGVGAGTKTVTLTANSAGVNLGKLEATTY, encoded by the coding sequence ATGTCGCACGTCCGTTCCCCCCTGCCCGCCCTGCTGTGCCTGACCGCCCTCCTGAGCGCCTGCGGCCGCGCCCCCGACTCCACGCCCGCCGCGGCCCCGCCCACGCTGGGCGCGCTGGACTACGGCACGAGCGCCCCTCCGGGCAGCAAGGGCGGCCCCACGAACACCAGCGGCGCGCTGCTGAGCCCCGCCTGGACGGCGAACGCCGCCGCGAAGGGCAAACCGCCCACCAACGAGTTCTGGTCGTCGATCATCTTCAAACGCAACGCCGGGAACGCGTACAGCGAGAACATGTTCGCCCATCCCCTCGCGCTGCACGCCGCGGCGGGCGGGCTGGAGGTCGGGTACCCCAAGGCCATGCAGATCGTGGGCGCACCGGGCCTGGAGAAGTACCAGTACCCCTTCGCGCCGGACTTCACGCTGGGCGTGTCGGGCCTGAACTCACCCGACACGAAGACCGACGACTGGGGCGACTGGACGACCACCGCCGCCTGGAGCGACGGCACCCGCAGCCTGAAAGCCACCTTCGGGCACGGCCTGCCGTTCGTGTACGCCACGAAGACCGGCGGGAACGCGCAGGTGACGTTCATCGCCGCGCCGACCGTCTGGTCGAACCAGGGCAACGTGCTGGGCGTCACCGTGAACGGCCACCACTACGGCGTGTTCGCCCCCACCGGCGCGACCTGGACGGTCAGTGGCACGACCGCCACGAGCACGCTGGCCGGGAAGGACTACTACTCGGTGGCGGCGCTGCCGGACAACTCGGTCGCCACGCTGAACGACTTCAGGACGTACGCCTACACCTTCGTGACGGGCAGTCAGGTCAGCTGGGCGTACAACGCCGCCACTGCCACCCTGACGAGCACGTACGCCCTGACCACCGCCGCGAAGGAGGGCGCGGCCAGCGGGTCGGTCATGGCGCTGTACCCGCACCAGTGGATGAATTCCGGCAGCGTGAACACCGCCTACACGTACGTGTCGCCGCGCGGGCAGATGAAGGTCGCCAGGGGGGTCAGCAGCTTCACGACCACCCAGAAGTTCCAGGGCGTCCTGCCGTACTTCCCGGACAACGGCGCGGCGAACACCCTGAACAAGACGCAACTGGCGGCGTACGTGAACGAGGCGAACACCAGTGCCACCCTGAACCCCACCGGGGACTCGTACTGGGTGGGCAAGGGCCTGGGCAAACTGGCCGAACTGGTGCCGCTGGCGGGTCAGGTGGGGAACTCGGCGGCGCAGACGGCGTTCCTGGACGCCATCCAGCGCACCCTGCAGGACTGGCTGGACGGACAGGGCAGCAACTACTTCGCGTACAACTCGGCGTGGGGCACCCTCATCGGCTACCCGCAGGGGTACGGCAGCGAGGAGGAACTGAACGACCACCACTTCCACTGGGGGTACTTCATCAAGGCCGCCGCGACCCTCGCGCAGTACCGCCCGACCTGGGTGAGCGGCGCCACCCCGCAGGGCCGCACCTGGGGCGCGAGCATCAACGACCTGATCATGGACGCCGCCAACCCGACGACCAACACGAGCCAGTTCCCGCGCATCCGGAATTTCGACCCGTACGCCGGGCATTCCTGGGCGGCCGGGCACGCGGGCTTCGCCGCCGGGAACAACCAGGAGTCCAGCAGCGAGGACATGAACTTCGCCGCCGCGCTGGTCAACTGGGGCGCACTGACCGGGAACAGCGCCGTGCGTGACCTGGGCATCTACCTGTACACCACCGAGACGACCGCCATCGAGCAGTACTGGTTCAACCAGACTGGCCAGGTGTTCCCCGCCGGGTTCGGCAAGCCCGCCGTGGGCATGGTGTGGGGGGACGGCGGCGCGTACTCCACGTGGTTCAGCGGGGAGAAGGAAGCCATCCAGGGCATCAACCTGCTGCCCATCACGGCGGCCAGCGCGTACCTGGGGCGTAACCCGGCGTACCTGAAGACGAACTACGACTTCCTGGGCCGCGAACCGAACAGCTGGAAGGACATCTTCTGGAGCACCTACGCGTTCTATGACGCGGCGGGCGCCCTGGCGAAATTCGGCAGCGGGGCGTACACCCCGGAGGACGGCGAGACGAAGGCGCACACGTACCAGTACCTGCACAGCCTGAACGCCATGGGTCAGGTGGACACGGGCGTCACGGCGGACATCCCGAACTACGCGGTGTTCAGGAAGGGCGCGGCCCGCACGTACGTGGCGTTCAACCCCACGGTGGGCGCGATCACGGTGACGTTCTCGGACGGGAAGACCCTCAGCGTTCCGGCGCGGCAGGTGGTGTCCTCGCAGGGAGGCACCACCCCGCCGCCCACGTGCTCTGCGGACACGACCGCGCCCGGCGTGCCCGGCGCCCTGAGCGGCAGCGGCGTCACGAGCAGCAGCGTCACGCTGTCCTGGGGCGCGGCGAGCGACAACTGCGGCGTGAGCAGCTACGAGGTGTTCCAGAACGGCACGCTGAAGGCCACCGTGACCGGCACCAGTGCGGCCGTCAGCGGCCTGAATGCCAGCACCGCGTACACCTTCAGGGTGCGTGCCAGGGACGCCGCCGGGAACGTGGGCGCGTTCACGGGTGACCTGAGCGTCACGACGCAGGCGGCCAGTACCGCCGCGACCCTGCCGGGCACCGTGACGAGCAGTGGCGGCGCGATCGCCAACGGCACCAGCCGGGCGTTCCCGGTGAACGTCACGTCCGCCGGGACGTACCGCCTGTCCGTCACGAGCACCAGCAGCCTGAACAGCCGCCTGATCAACGTGGCCTTCAATGGAACGAACTACGACCTGGCGGTGGACGCGGGCAAGACGGTGATCGCGGACTTCCCGAACGTCACGACCGGCGCGAAGAGCATCACGGTCACCGCCAAGAGCGACGGCGTGACCCTGGGCGCGATCAGCGGCGCGAACCTCAGCGCGCCCACCGATCCCTGCGCGGCGGACACGACCGCCCCCGGCACGCCCGGCACTCTGACCAGCCCCTCAAAGACGAGTTCCAGCGTGAACCTCACCTGGGGCGCGGCGAGCGACAACTGCGGCGTCGGCAGCTACGAGGTCTACCAGAACGGCACGCTGAAGACCACGGTGACCGGCACGAGCGCTGCAGTCAGCGGCCTGAGCGCGAACACCGCCTACACCTTCAAGGTGCGCGCCAGGGACAGCGCCGGGAACGTCGGCGCGTTCACGGGCGACCTGAGCGTCACCACGGCGAGCGGCGCGACCGCCGTGCCCG